A single region of the Ascaphus truei isolate aAscTru1 chromosome 6, aAscTru1.hap1, whole genome shotgun sequence genome encodes:
- the HTR1D gene encoding 5-hydroxytryptamine receptor 1D, with the protein MTYYNQSMDPMLESLSHHLLNSSEMIVEWDESTLLGLKISLAIVLSLITLATLLSNSFVIITIFMSRKLHTPANYLIGSLAFTDLLVSILVMPISIAYTITHAWTFGQIMCDIWLLSDITCCTASILHLCVIALDRYWAITDALEYSKHRTAGRAAVMIAVVWVISICISIPPLFWRQAIAHGELTDCGVNTDQISYTIYSTCGAFYIPTVLLIILYGRIYVAARSRILKPPSIYGKRFTTAQLITGSTGSSFCSVNPHMGHSHSGGTQICINHIKIKLADSVLEKKRLSAARERKATKTLGIILGAFIFCWLPFFVVSLVLPICRDACWFHPVLFDFFTWLGYLNSLINPVIYTVFNEDFKQAFQKLIRLNKLS; encoded by the coding sequence ATGACTTATTATAACCAATCGATGGACCCAATGCTTGAAAGTCTATCACACCATTTGTTGAATTCCTCTGAAATGATAGTGGAATGGGACGAGTCAACACTATTGGGACTGAAAATCTCACTCGCAATAGTTTTGTCTCTAATAACTTTAGCAACGCTTCTTTCAAATTCCTTTGTTATCATTACTATATTTATGAGCCGGAAGCTCCACACCCCTGCAAACTATCTAATTGGGTCTTTAGCTTTTACAGATCTCCTGGTGTCTATATTGGTCATGCCTATTAGCATCGCCTACACCATAACTCACGCATGGACGTTCGGTCAAATAATGTGTGATATCTGGCTGTTATCAGACATCACCTGCTGTACGGCATCAATTCTTCACCTCTGTGTCATCGCCTTGGATAGATACTGGGCAATAACAGATGCTCTGGAGTATTCTAAACACCGGACAGCTGGAAGAGCAGCAGTAATGATAGCTGTAGTATGGGTTATATCAATATGCATCTCCATTCCACCACTGTTTTGGAGACAAGCCATAGCCCACGGAGAACTTACAGACTGTGGCGTCAACACAGATCAGATCTCTTATACCATCTACTCAACCTGTGGAGCGTTCTACATTCCAACTGTACTACTAATAATATTGTACGGGAGAATTTATGTAGCGGCCCGATCAAGGATTCTTAAACCACCGTCCATTTATGGAAAGAGGTTTACCACCGCTCAGCTAATCACTGGCTCAACAGGGTCTTCCTTTTGTTCTGTCAACCCTCACATGGGACACTCCCACTCTGGTGGAACTCAAATCTGTATCAACCACATCAAGATAAAGCTTGCAGATAGCGTTCTGGAAAAGAAGAGGTTGTCAGCAGCCAGGGAACGGAAAGCCACCAAAACTCTTGGGATAATTCTGGGAGCATTCATATTCTGCTGGTTGCCTTTCTTTGTAGTTTCCCTGGTCTTGCCCATCTGTAGAGATGCCTGTTGGTTCCACCCCGTACTTTTTGATTTCTTCACTTGGCTGGGATACTTAAACTCGCTTATCAACCCTGTGATATATACAGTTTTTAATGAGGATTTCAAACAAGCATTTCAAAAACTAATACGACTCAACAAACTTTCATAG